A region from the Engraulis encrasicolus isolate BLACKSEA-1 chromosome 18, IST_EnEncr_1.0, whole genome shotgun sequence genome encodes:
- the col10a1b gene encoding collagen alpha-1(X) chain has translation MDLRLICVLLLVVALAGATPNYHHYPKKHAPPPKTITVPGEPGAPGIPGSPGPQGPPGAPGAPGKSGVGHPGPKGPPGAPGAPGYSAAGKPGTPGAPGKPGANGIPGPKGHMGPSGAMGPRGAPGSPGSPGPVGMSAMGKPGPVGAPGPMGPSGGMGPTGAPGAHGMPGAKGERGHGIPGSPGGVGPMGPMGPVGAPGKSGVGAPGATGYPGEPGKPGGPGRDGIPGTPGAPGLKGHTGPPGIGAPGKAGINGSPGMPGPMGSVGRQGPAGQPGSPGLPGVGKQGPMGIPGERGVSGSPGTTGQKGEPGPTGFTGSPGAIGPMGPAGPQGARGFQGGEGAQGAKGDMGPMGVQGPKGHKGDAGHQGLTGKPGVPGTVGPPGPTGYMGHQGQKGEQGFTGAPGIPGTKGPAGVKGHPGPAGPRGERGEGGFPGGRGPAGPQGPGGVPGLKGHPGLPGPPGPAGMVAKGMHGPQGPPGPPGTRGHDGAPGPAGPPGPPGAPGEMYYHHEKSVPMKHYDVHPVAHELMKAPMSAFSAVLTKAYPPAGSPIAFETVLYNGENHYDPSSGVFTAQVPGLYYFSYHLHVNGANVLAALYKNGQPVMFTYDEYNKGFLDQMSGSTVLELQAHDTVFIQVPDEESNGVFAADNVHCSFSGFLIAST, from the coding sequence ctgtTCCAGGTGAGCCCGGAGCCCCAGGTATCCCAGGATCACCTGGACCCCAAGGTCCCCCTGGCGCCCCCGGAGCCCCTGGCAAGAGTGGAGTAGGACACCCTGGACCAAAAGGCCCACCTGGAGCCCCTGGAGCACCTGGCTACTCTGCAGCTGGCAAACCCGGTACCCCAGGCGCCCCTGGTAAACCCGGTGCCAATGGTATTCCTGGGCCAAAGGGACACATGGGTCCCTCTGGTGCTATGGGCCCAAGAGGGGCACCAGGTTCCCCAGGAAGCCCCGGACCCGTCGGAATGTCTGCTATGGGAAAACCTGGACCCGTTGGCGCTCCTGGCCCAATGGGCCCAAGTGGTGGAATGGGACCTACTGGTGCACCTGGCGCTCACGGAATGCCTGGTGCCAAAGGTGAGAGAGGCCATGGCATTCCTGGTTCCCCAGGTGGCGTAGGTCCAATGGGACCAATGGGTCCAGTTGGTGCCCCAGGAAAATCTGGAGTTGGAGCACCCGGCGCGACTGGATATCCCGGCGAACCTGGAAAGCCAGGTGGTCCAGGAAGAGATGGCATCCCAGGAACCCCTGGCGCACCTGGCCTGAAAGGTCATACTGGCCCTCCCGGCATTGGCGCTCCAGGAAAAGCTGGAATCAACGGTAGCCCCGGTATGCCTGGCCCAATGGGAAGCGTTGGTCGACAGGGCCCAGCCGGACAGCCTGGATCTCCAGGACTGCCCGGAGTCGGCAAGCAAGGACCTATGGGAATTCCAGGAGAGAGGGGTGTCTCGGGTTCACCAGGTACAACAGGACAGAAAGGTGAGCCAGGCCCAACAGGATTCACAGGTTCTCCAGGGGCCATTGGTCCCATGGGCCCAGCTGGTCCTCAGGGAGCAAGGGGATTCCAGGGTGGGGAAGGCGCTCAGGGTGCTAAAGGTGACATGGGACCCATGGGAGTCCAGGGACCCAAGGGTCACAAAGGAGATGCCGGCCATCAGGGTTTGACAGGAAAGCCAGGCGTCCCAGGTACGGTTGGACCACCTGGCCCAACAGGCTACATGGGACATCAGGGTCAGAAGGGTGAGCAAGGATTTACTGGTGCACCTGGTATCCCAGGCACAAAGGGCCCAGCTGGCGTTAAGGGGCACCCAGGTCCAGCTGGAcctagaggagagaggggagagggtggtTTCCCTGGAGGAAGAGGACCAGCCGGGCCACAGGGCCCAGGTGGTGTCCCAGGTCTCAAAGGTCACCCAGGCCTCCCAGGTCCTCCTGGCCCAGCAGGCATGGTGGCTAAGGGAATGCACGGACCACAGGGTCCCCCAGGACCTCCTGGTACCAGAGGTCACGATGGCGCCCCAGGACCAGCTGGACCCCCAGGACCCCCTGGTGCTCCCGGTGAGATGTACTACCATCACGAGAAGAGCGTGCCAATGAAGCACTACGACGTACACCCCGTGGCTCACGAGTTGATGAAGGCCCCGATGTCCGCCTTTTCCGCCGTCCTGACCAAGGCCTACCCACCAGCAGGTTCCCCCATTGCCTTTGAGACCGTCTTGTACAATGGAGAGAACCATTATGATCCTAGCTCTGGAGTCTTCACCGCCCAAGTGCCTGGACTCTACTACTTCTCCTACCACTTGCATGTCAATGGCGCAAACGTCTTGGCTGCACTTTACAAAAATGGTCAGCCAGTCATGTTCACTTACGATGAGTACAACAAGGGCTTCCTGGATCAAATGTCTGGCAGCACTGTCCTTGAGTTGCAAGCTCACGACACAGTCTTCATTCAGGTTCCTGATGAGGAGTCCAATGGTGTCTTTGCTGCCGATAATGTTCACTGCTCATTCTCTGGTTTCTTGATTGCCTCAACGTGA